In Bradyrhizobium symbiodeficiens, the genomic stretch TCGCCTTTCTCGGCGACAGCTCTTGTCTGTTCGGGATTCACGTCCCGACCTTGTTGCATGCGTTTCCGGGATCCAGCGTCGAGGCGTTCTGCACCATCGGCTATGTTGGCCCGGATGGCTACGGTGCCATGCTCGACAAGATGGTCGCCCGCGGTCGCCAGCCCAAGAAGCTCATTCTCGTGTTCAATCCGATCCAGTTCGAGCGCGATCCAAGATGGAATGAGTGGCCGGCCTTCATCAGGAACGACCGTTTCGAACTTCCTTCCGGCCTGACTTTTCCGGCCGGCGGTCTCGAATATATCCGACTGCTGATGGAGCGCACCGTGTACACCCCGCTTCCGGGCGCTTATGCGATCTATTACGGCGGCAAGGACCAGTTCATTTCGACCATATGGAGCGAGCACGGCGGCGCGGTCGAGCCCAACCGAATGCTCGATATTCCTTCGCTGGAAGCTTTCAAGGCCACCCTGCCCGGCCACGTTCTTCTCAAGCCGCTCCCCGCCTCGAAGCCTTTCGTGATCAACGCGGAATTCGAGAAGGCGCTCGACTCCCTGTCCGTGACGCTGTCGAAGTTCGACCGGTCGAAGGTCTATCTCGTCATCTCGCCGGTCAATTCCGTCAATGCTCAGGGCGGCCCGCAGAGCTTCCACGCCGAGGCAGGACAAAGGATTGCGGCTCGGCTTGGCCTCGATCAATCGCAATTCCTGGACACCCCGGACGTGATGCTGGACATCCTGTATGCGCATTATCCGTCGCATTTGCATCGATGGGCGCGGATGATCTACACTGAGCAACTGTCGAAGACTCTGGCTGACCGGGGAATCCTGAAATAGCATCAGGCGGCTGATTGAACGGCCGGCTGGCCCGTCAATTCGCAAGCAATTCGATTTCTCTTAACCAATGGATTTTCGATGCGTTGCCTGGTCGTTGCCGACCTGCATTATTCGCTGCCTCAGCTCGACTGGCTCGTCAGCGCGGCTCCGCAATTCGACCTCGTGATCTTCGCCGGCGATGCGCTCGACATCGGCTCGATAGTGGATTTCCGGGCCCAGATCGTGGTGGTGAAGAAGTACCTCGCGCTGCTCGCCGCGAAGACCCGCGTGATCCTCTGCTCCGGCAATCACGACCTCGACGAGCGCAATGCAGAGGGCGAGAAGATCGCACGCTGGATTTCGGAGGTGCGCGACATCGGCATTGCCTGCGATGGCGACAGCCTCACCATCGGCGACACCCTGTTCACGGTGTGCCCGTGGTGGGACGGGCCGCTCGTCAAGCAGCGCCTCATGGCCCAGCTCGGCGACGCGGCTTCCGGCCGGCTGCCACGCTGGATCTGGGCCCATCACGCGCCGCCGGCGGATTCGCCGACGAGCTGGGGCGGCAAGCGCTTCTTCGGCGACGTCGAGCTGGTGCAATGGATCATGCAGTACCAGCCGTCGATCGTGATCTCAGGCCACGTGCACCAGTCGCCCTTCATCAAGGATGGCTCGTGGTTCGACCGGCTGGGCGAGAGCTGGGTCTTCAACACCGGCCTGCAGCCCGGCCGCCCCCCGACCTACATCGTGCTCGACCTCGACGCAAACAAGGCGTTCTGGCTTGCGGCCGGTGAGGCGCAATGGATCGACCTCAACGCGCCGCTGAAGCGGCCCGCCACGCCCATCGATGCGCCGCCGGACTGGCTCACATCCTTGGATCGGATTGCAGATCCGAGCCTGGCGAGACCTCAACTGGCGGCAGGTTGATCATGCTCTGGAGCACCTCGCCGACCATGGCCAGGTGCGTGCCGTGCCCGGCATATTGCCGCTTGAGATCCGCGAGATAGGTGTTGGCGACGTTGAGCCGCTGCGCCAGCATTTTTGCGATGAGCACCGCGACGCCCGGCTCCTGCTCGAGGAACGAGGCCGCATCCTCGAATTCGTAGATGATGGAATCCGAGCAGGCCCGCACCGTCGCCGTATGCGGCTGCCCCAGCAGCACGGACATCTCGCCCAGTACCGCGCCCGGCTCGGTGACGGTGGCGACCACCATCTCGCCCTTGAGCACTTCGAGCTTGCCCTGGATCAGCACGTAGAGATGGCCGGTGGTACCGCCCTCGGTAACGACGACCGCCCCGGCCTCGACCTGCCGTTCGGTCCCGCCCGTGCAATAGTTCAGAACTGCGCGCATCCTGCGAAGTCTCCCGTCACGGGTTGCAGTAGAGCACGATCCGCGCCGCACCCTTGCTCAAATTTACAGCAAGCCCGGCTAACGCGACAAGCGTTTCGCGAGGTGGACCGACTGCCAATCTCCCAGTCCGGTATCCCTGAAACCTGCCTTCTTCGCCAGGCCGCGCATCTCGGCATTGGTCCGGGCGGTTTCGGCGGCGATCAGCTCGTGACCGAGATCGATCGCGCGCGTTTCCATCGCCGTCATCATCTGAAGGCCAAGGCCCATGCGGTGGAAGGCATCGGCGACCGAGATGGCAAATTCGCCGTGGCGGACGGCCTCGTCATAGGCGTATCGCGCTTCGCCGATGATCCGGCCCTGTCCCTCCTGCCTGAGCTCGGCGAGCAAGGTGAAGTGGTCGAGCCGGTCGGACTTGGCGACGCACTCGGCCGCGACCGCGGAGAGATCGGTTCGTGCGCCACTGAAGCGCTTGTTGCGCGATATCGTGGAAAGGCCGGTGAAATAGACCGAGAGGCTCTCGACATCGGATTCGCCCGCGGTCCTGATGCAGACCATGCCCTTCGTTTCGGCCAATTCGACCGGCTCGACGACGGCTCCCGGAAACAGCTGGGACATGCGCGATGCTTTCAGGCAGGTTGCTGGGACTTGCAGACCTAGCCGAGGCCGCGCACCGGACGCTTGGACGGAGCTGCCAATCATGCGGCTGAAAACGAACAGTTCGTTTCCATGTGCCGCGCGTCACACACGGGAGAGTGAAGGCACCTCCTCGGGCACGATCGCCTGAAGCCCGCCGAAGCGGCGCTCGCGGCCATGGAATGACGCCAAGGCAGCGGCGAGATCGCCGGCGTCGAATTCGGGCCACATCCGCTCGGTGAAGTGCAGCTCGGCATAGGCGCCCTCCCAGAGCAGGAAGTCCGACAGCCGCTTCTCGCCCGAGGTCCGGATGATGAGATCGACGTCGCGCAGGCCGGCTTCGCCGGTGACGAGCTGCGAGAAGGCTTCGCGGGTAAGGCTCGTCAGCGCCGCCGCTTTCGCCGCGGCATTGAGGATGGCATCACGGGCGGAATAGTCGACGGCGATACGCAAATGCAGCGTGGTGCCTTCAGCGGTGGCGTCTTCGGCACGCGTGATCGCATTGGCAATGCCGTCAGGCAACCGGTCGCGGCGGCCGATCACTGTGAGGCGCACGCCGTTCTTGACCAGGCTCTGCACCTCGTTGGCGAGATAGAAGCGCAGCAAGGTCATCAGCGCCGCGACCTCGGCCTTCGGCCTCCGCCAATTGTCGGTGGAGAAAGCGTAGAGCGTCAGCGTGCCGATGCCCTGTTTTGGCGCGGCCTCGACGATGCGGCGGATCGCCTCGACACCGGCCTCGTGGCCGCGCACGCGCGACAGGCCGCGCCGCGTCGCCCATCGTCCGTTGCCGTCCATGATGATGCCGACATGAAGCTTCTCGTTGCGGGACGCACCACTTTGCATCGCAAAGTCTCCGGTCAAAAAAGGGGAAGGATCAGGTCGAGACGATACCGAGGCGACCGAGCGGCGGCGCCTCGCGACCGGCGGCCTTGGCGGCGTCGCGCACCAGGCGCTCGAGCACGGCGAGATAGTCGAGGAAGCGGCGGCGCCCGGTCTTGGTGAGGCGGCAGGTGGTGTGCGGGCGGTTGCCCTCGTAGCCCTTGGTCACCTCGACGAGGCCGGCCTCCTGCAGCACGCCGAGATGCCGGCTGAGATTGCCGTCGGTGAGGCCGCAGAGCTGCTTGAGGTCGGCGAATGCCAGCCCCTTGGGATGCGCCATCAGCGAGGTCAGAAGCCCGAGCCTCGCCTTCTCGTGGATCACACGGTCGAGCCCTTCATAGGAGAAGGGCGCGCTGTCAATCTTCGACATCATGGTCTCCGGATGCGACATAGAGAATGGCCGCCATCACCGACTGCCCGATCACGAAGGGCAGGCCCATGGTCCATGGCGACAGCGTATGGGTCTGGCTCGCGAGCACCACCACCGCGAAGCCGGACACGAAATACCAGGCGCCGGCGAGCGCGACAGTGCGCGGCAGCGAGCGGACGGAGGCGAAAATGCCGAGTGACACCAGGATCTGCCACAGGCCCGGGAGCAGCCACAGCGTCTCGCCCGCGAACTTCCACAACACCACCGCGAGCAGCACACCGGCAACGCCTGCCGGCAGGAACTGCTCGACCGCCTGGTGGATCATGGCGTCGGCCAGACCCGAATGATGGCGGCGCGAACGCGCGCGCATCTCGATCCCGATCATCAGGACGGAGAGCGCGGCAGCGATGAACCAGCCGAAGAAGAAGCCGAGCGGCTCGCCGGTGGGATCGCCCAGCAGCCAGAATTGCAGGATAGCGGTGAGCAGCGCGACGGCGCCGGTCGCGGCCATCGTCGCGGGGCCGTAACCGCGGAACGCGGTACCGGCCGCAATCTGGCTGCGGATCGCTCCGATATCGGCCAGTGCCTTGTCGAGATCGCGCAACCCCAGAACCTCGTTCCGCCCGTGTTTCCGGGATTGCCCGTCCCGTTACTTTGTGATGCAAAGTATATGGCACTGCAAAG encodes the following:
- a CDS encoding Crp/Fnr family transcriptional regulator, coding for MRAVLNYCTGGTERQVEAGAVVVTEGGTTGHLYVLIQGKLEVLKGEMVVATVTEPGAVLGEMSVLLGQPHTATVRACSDSIIYEFEDAASFLEQEPGVAVLIAKMLAQRLNVANTYLADLKRQYAGHGTHLAMVGEVLQSMINLPPVEVSPGSDLQSDPRM
- a CDS encoding metallophosphoesterase family protein — its product is MRCLVVADLHYSLPQLDWLVSAAPQFDLVIFAGDALDIGSIVDFRAQIVVVKKYLALLAAKTRVILCSGNHDLDERNAEGEKIARWISEVRDIGIACDGDSLTIGDTLFTVCPWWDGPLVKQRLMAQLGDAASGRLPRWIWAHHAPPADSPTSWGGKRFFGDVELVQWIMQYQPSIVISGHVHQSPFIKDGSWFDRLGESWVFNTGLQPGRPPTYIVLDLDANKAFWLAAGEAQWIDLNAPLKRPATPIDAPPDWLTSLDRIADPSLARPQLAAG
- a CDS encoding winged helix-turn-helix domain-containing protein, whose product is MSKIDSAPFSYEGLDRVIHEKARLGLLTSLMAHPKGLAFADLKQLCGLTDGNLSRHLGVLQEAGLVEVTKGYEGNRPHTTCRLTKTGRRRFLDYLAVLERLVRDAAKAAGREAPPLGRLGIVST
- a CDS encoding di-trans,poly-cis-decaprenylcistransferase; amino-acid sequence: MQSGASRNEKLHVGIIMDGNGRWATRRGLSRVRGHEAGVEAIRRIVEAAPKQGIGTLTLYAFSTDNWRRPKAEVAALMTLLRFYLANEVQSLVKNGVRLTVIGRRDRLPDGIANAITRAEDATAEGTTLHLRIAVDYSARDAILNAAAKAAALTSLTREAFSQLVTGEAGLRDVDLIIRTSGEKRLSDFLLWEGAYAELHFTERMWPEFDAGDLAAALASFHGRERRFGGLQAIVPEEVPSLSRV
- a CDS encoding GNAT family N-acetyltransferase, with product MSQLFPGAVVEPVELAETKGMVCIRTAGESDVESLSVYFTGLSTISRNKRFSGARTDLSAVAAECVAKSDRLDHFTLLAELRQEGQGRIIGEARYAYDEAVRHGEFAISVADAFHRMGLGLQMMTAMETRAIDLGHELIAAETARTNAEMRGLAKKAGFRDTGLGDWQSVHLAKRLSR